Genomic DNA from Methanosarcina sp. MTP4:
TATGACCCTTATATTGAAGACATCTCATGTGACGGGGTGGGGGTTCCCGTTTACATTTACCACAACAGGTATTTTAACATCGAAAGCAACATTTCCTTTGAAGAAGAAGAGCTTGATTCTCTGGTAATCAAGATGTGCCAGCTGAATAACAAGCACATCTCCGTGAGCCAGCCTATCGTGGACGCGACAATCCTTGACGGGTCAAGGCTCCAGGCAATGCTCGGCAGGGAGATCACACCCCGAGGGAGTACCTTTACCATCCGTAAGTTCAGGAAAGACCCTATCACTCCTATCGACCTGCTCAATTTCAAGACATGTGACCTGGAAATGCTAATCTATCTCTGGCTTGTTATTGAAAACGGCTATAACATTCTTTTTGCAGGCGGAACTGCTTCAGGGAAGACTTCAATGCTTAACGCGACCTCCCTTTTCATGCCTTCCACCGCAAAGATCGTTTCCATCGAAGACACCAGGGAACTTTTACTCTACCACAACAACTGGATTTCCGGAATCTCAAGAGAAAGCTTCACCTCCGACAGTACCGGCGAAGTTTCCATGTACGACCTTTTGAGGGCTTCCCTCAGGCAGCGCCCGGATTATATCATAGTGGGTGAAGTGAGAGGCAATGAAGCCCTTACTTTATTCCAGGCGATGTCTACGGGACACGCGACCAGTTCGACCATGCACGCAGGAGACGTCCAGACCGTCATAAACAGGCTTACCCACGAACCAATCAACGTGCCCCACCTTATGCTGCAGTCCCTGGACGTGCTCTGTATCCAGGAGCAGGTATACATAGAAGAGGAAAGAGTGAGGAGGAGCCGGAGCCTCGTGGAAGTCCTTAACGTGGACCCGGAAACCGAAGACCTGAGCATAAACGAACTTTTCAACTGGGAACCTTCAGGGGATTGCTTTGCCAAGGTAGGGGACTCTTACCTCCTTCAGGACATCATGCATGTGCGGGGCTGGGATACCAGCCGACTGCGGCAGGAAATCGAAAACAGGATGAAAATCCTGACCTACATGTACGAGAAGGACATGAGGGATTACATCCAGGTGTCCCTGGTGGTGCAGGCATATCAGAGCTATCCGAAGATGGTCATGGAATACATAGAAAATGACAACCTGAAGGATATGATCGAAACTATGGTGAGTTGAAGGGGGGAGCATATGACTTTTACACCTGTGGACGAGCTAGC
This window encodes:
- a CDS encoding type II/IV secretion system ATPase subunit, whose translation is MEETTPELGETTQELEETTLELGETTPEPGETAQELEETTQELGETAQELEETTQELEETTQELEETTQELEETAQESEEITLELGGTTQGLEETTLELGETTQGLEETTLELGETIQGLEETTPDLGGTTQELEENIPDLGGATEAANKGSGKKISGKYGFISELIENNEFIAEIMEKAKSLFEKPLRTLPDYKPEIDGPLISFEVPEGLKEVERYWIQEPYAFISILEDKRTRYYKLVEPALTKFEKELLERIYEDFQDILVLNPTTSRFEKETLLIDRTLYLLERYRAELSTSTLYRIMYYLRRNLLGYEKINPLLYDPYIEDISCDGVGVPVYIYHNRYFNIESNISFEEEELDSLVIKMCQLNNKHISVSQPIVDATILDGSRLQAMLGREITPRGSTFTIRKFRKDPITPIDLLNFKTCDLEMLIYLWLVIENGYNILFAGGTASGKTSMLNATSLFMPSTAKIVSIEDTRELLLYHNNWISGISRESFTSDSTGEVSMYDLLRASLRQRPDYIIVGEVRGNEALTLFQAMSTGHATSSTMHAGDVQTVINRLTHEPINVPHLMLQSLDVLCIQEQVYIEEERVRRSRSLVEVLNVDPETEDLSINELFNWEPSGDCFAKVGDSYLLQDIMHVRGWDTSRLRQEIENRMKILTYMYEKDMRDYIQVSLVVQAYQSYPKMVMEYIENDNLKDMIETMVS